One genomic region from Cardiocondyla obscurior isolate alpha-2009 linkage group LG01, Cobs3.1, whole genome shotgun sequence encodes:
- the LOC139113104 gene encoding uncharacterized protein, giving the protein MMSCTHCRIMDLHQDEVSSNFKYPHSCCTTTHYTSTVKNVCTKVCTNKNYSNWRSSNLSRNNNDTFKKGTGDPLLPDSSVQMGRIRNAHTYELMMHRESAPVVLIERMQVRLKLLEDSNATLHLRNRDLITKNKSLTKRQEENVIKIEKLENNVSLLQNKLDKEKANLKYDKKCLENKCTSSTNIISKTDRGLQIWEACKDCQGKLEGCQKDSFTRITITKSEYELLERDMRTLRDAVIAREEAWNKAMERERNCQQQLARLTAEAIVSRHLCETCQNELRAVTDTLTKKESELKMIRKEVQYLNKLIVKLLRRQRELEKYSNDSKRFYISKKDQRYIEEIARRVQNSKSKSKRKVRCNSDKYSRLISFCEIKRNQADSSEDRRKLNFQSTSVF; this is encoded by the exons ATGATGTCGTGCACTCATTGTCGAATAATGGATCTGCATCAAGATGAAGTATCCTCAAACTTCAAGTATCCTCATAGCTGCTGTACAACTACCCACTATACATCTACCGTCAAAAACGTTTGCACCAAAGTCTGTACTAATa aaaattattcaaattggAGATCGTCTAATTTAAgcagaaataataatgatacgtttaaaaaag GCACGGGTGATCCGCTGTTACCAGATTCAAGTGTACAAATGGGGAGAATCAGGAATGCACACACATACGAACTAATGATGCACCGTGAATCGGCTCCGGTGGTTTTGATCGAAAGAATGCAAGTTCGTCTGAAGCTCTTGGAAGATAGCAACGCTACGTTGCATCTAAGAAACCGTGATCTTATTACTAAAAATAAGAGCTTGACGAAGCG ACAGGAAgagaacgtaattaaaatagagaaattggaaaataacgtatcattattgcaaaataaacttgataaagaaaaagccaacttg aaatacgacaaaaaatgtttagaaaataaatgtacCTCCTCGacgaatataatttctaaGACTGATCGCGGATTACAAATTTGGGAAGCCTGCAAAGATTGTCAAGGAAAATTAGAGGGATGCCAAAAGGATTCATTTACACGGATCACTATCACAAA GTCCGAGTATGAATTGCTGGAAAGAGATATGCGAACTTTGAGGGATGCTGTGATCGCCCGAGAAGAAGCCTGGAATAAAGCAATGGAGCGCGAACGGAATTGTCAGCAGCAATTAGCACGCTTGACCGCAGAGGCGATCGTTTCGCGTCACCTTTGTGAAACTTGCCAGAATGAACTTCGAGCAGTTACGGATACTTTGACG aAAAAAGAATCCGAGCTGAAAATGATACGGAAAGAAGTACAGTacttaaacaaattaattgtgaAGCTGCTCCGACGTCAAAG gGAACTGGAAAAATACTCGAACGACAGTAAACGTTTCTACATTAGCAAAAAGGATCAAAGGTACATAGAGGAAATTGCGCGGCGCGTACAAAACTCCAAGAGCAAATCAAAAAGGAAAGTCAGATGTAATTCGGATAAATATTCGCGTTTGATTAGCTTTTGTGAGATCAAGCGGAATCAGGCAGATTCCTCGGAAGATcgtcgcaaattaaattttcaatcgaCTTC TGTTTTTTAG
- the Prd1 gene encoding pleckstrin homology domain-containing family M member 2 produces the protein MSTFSDKAADGSAIQPWDTSNRVVGAAVWSGLLRKTLGTVLRGTYEPISRQRDTDHVSASEDEMPSGCEDMDLCTDKVLSKGRILQELTKAVKLVYAQSLYGTVVLDGDSWLVYWLDRALRHGLRVERHGYWGTARELSHQDTVVVIHALQSVLTSIGKGRAWLYHTLSEGSFESYLACLLRDTKTLKKQYFPHALVRDVDKTNQLVNLLAGLENVSFTLQLDVTYLDICNYMPQRPMSVNPSGTVLSLHLRSSSVSSLTSPGDSGVAFDSDMDIANETDGSSYKEEDYSMDDIPKYRNNKYKTIISNRIEHNKNLGSSDSSEDGKTPIQSPAITKFQTVMMTKNDIVNQNVTRKLDDNEMNCSSLETLKDYDFYSKSLDEAKLDKTNNIDNDVKDFSKRNAYYNDSPAYSFKKNIEPRNSYLINNDTNLLELSMTISDCDNMDASYGILNTINMTDASILSSSSSEGIVQRRQRKKKRGESKKRVSFHEDILKTMKLEDDENFADFSMSFLLPSSVLQRDAQKTRYSWCAHGDSPYVQKNMNTGRDVHSDCYSYSSSSSNAFDSDGTDKELSKLCIDMPCQRNCRCNCNLSLSERGAPEGQEDPGKSLRPKMEIELGDNEAQEAYIVEKAYGNIVEDPPSKLEMPQSVNSKKYANSSDWSDVDSVTTSETEERKSSRHLLSPSKKRNMTAILSGENSNKLLAPPLRQAPSKTSLLSRFLKSITERKFETKKNKKSPKTNTLYIKGIKMSYDSFKDFNDNLDKEIQENVAAEKQEFSGEKVSLKLRELFKRHIYRDKTEELYKVYKVRSSYMTNGESKPMIALLTDKTLYLTGSKIDHSYSNQFVIPYNELDVIMIGPNAQSILISNADCEMQYLFSTGSSQTTSELISHLEMAMRRSPTKPKLPAVKELNYEDMHILRNSILTDTAVHPDEKIQHYSLIHMEDEHISPPSTPCGPMKEGDLMFRPHTYQNLHPNAPTHPWEAGYFVLKGGVVYMFTDSNQRLPKRAIPLKGGLCQGCRRIPNSHRPHTFEILLKPNKSYQFAAPDEYVASEWLQSFVQSASGLFDSTEKREPLPCSLVTTTKHLVAMKEVHPGTQRGQTLSCASIKDLAAFRVPLVQQSWCILEFACREVHESSGDWVIYFTNYTELCTFKEVLETLWTDAHLGEFPMATLSPEDKLQRRCSDASKDLEHAWRYLLPPVLE, from the exons ATGAGCACGTTCAGCGACAAAGCTGCCGACGGCAGCGCGATTCAGCCGTGGGACACCAGCAACCGCGTCGTGGGTGCTGCCGTTTGGTCCGGCTTGCTTCGCAAAACCCTCGGCACCGTTCTCCGCGGCACGTACGAGCCGATTTCACGTCAACGGGACACGGACCATGTAAGTGCAAGTGAGGACGAGATGCCGTCCGGCTGCGAGGACATGGATCTTTGCACCGACAAGGTCCTATCCAAGGGTAGGATTCTGCAAGAGCTTACGAAGGCTGTCAAACTG GTTTATGCCCAAAGTCTTTATGGCACGGTAGTTTTGGATGGTGATTCCTGGCTCGTTTATTGGCTCGACCGTGCATTGCGCCATGGACTACGTGTGGAAAGACACGGATATTGGGGTACTGCTAGAGAACTTAGTCATCAGGACACAGTTGTAGTCATACACGCTTTGCAGAGTGTATTAACTTCGATAGGAAAAG GTCGAGCATGGCTCTACCATACTTTGAGTGAAGGCAGTTTTGAGAGCTATCTAGCCTGTTTATTGCGAGACACGAAGACATTAAAGAAACAGTACTTTCCACATGCACTTGTGAGAGACGTTGATAAGACTAATCAACTTGTTAATCTTCTTGCTGGTCTGGAAAATGTGTCCTTCACATTGCAATTG GATGTGACATATTTGGATATCTGCAATTATATGCCTCAAAGGCCTATGAGTGTAAATCCATCGGGAACAGTTTTGTCGCTGCATTTAAGATCTTCTAGCGTTTCGAGCCTAACTTCTCCAGGAGACAGTGGCGTTGCGTTCGACAGTGACATGGATATAGCAAATGAAACTGATGGAAGCAGCTATAAAgag gaGGATTATTCAATGGATGATATTCCTAAATATCGGAATAATAAGTACAAGACGATTATTAGTAATCGCATagaacataataaaaatttgggATCTAGTGACTCGAGCGAGGACGGCAAAACGCCAATACAATCACCAGCGATAACAAAATTTCAAACTGTTATGATGACGAAAAACGATATAGTTAATCAGAATGTAACGCGAAAGTTGGATGATAACGAAATGAATTGCTCTAGTTTAGAAACTCTTAAAGACTACGATTTCTATAGCAAAAGTCTGGACGAGGCAAAACTGGATAAAACGAACAATATTGATAACGACGTAAAGGACTTTAGTAAAAGAAACGCCTACTACAATGATAGTCCCGCTTATAGTTTTAAGAAGAACATAGAGCCTCGTAATTCGTATCTAATTAATAACGACACGAATTTATTAGAGCTGAGCATGACCATTTCTGATTGCGACAATATGGATGCGTCTTATGGCATTTTAAACACGATTAATATGACCGACGCTAGCATTCTATCTTCATCCAGTTCAGAGGGTATAGTACAACGTAGGCAACGTAAAAAGAAGCGGGGTGAAAGCAAAAAACGAGTCAGTTTTCACGAAGATATTCTGAAAACAATGAAGTTAGAAGATGATGAAAATTTTGCTGATTTTTCCATGAGTTTTCTGTTGCCTAGTTCCGTTCTACAGAGAGATGCTCAGAAAACTAGATACAGTTGGTGTGCACACGGAGATTCGCCATACGTGCAGAAAAACATGAATACCGGCAGGGACGTGCATTCTGATTGCTATTCGTATTCATCATCATCGTCTAATGCATTTGACAGTGATGGAACTGATAAAGAATTGTCGAAACTGTGTATTGATATGCCATGTCAACGCAACTGCAGATGCAATTGCAATTTATCGTTATCGGAGCGCGGTGCGCCGGAAGGTCAAGAAGATCCAGGTAAAAGTTTGAGGCCTAAAATGGAAATAGAATTAGGAGATAATGAGGCACAGGAAGCCTATATTGTCGAAAAAGCATATGGTAATATCGTTGAAGATCCTCCATCTAAGCTGGAGATGCCGCAATCGGTGAATTCAAAGAAATATGCTAATTCAAGTGATTGGTCGGACGTGGATAGCGTAACAACATCTGAAACAGAGGAACGCAAGAGCAGTCGACATTTACTCTCACCGTCAAAGAAGCGCAATATGACTGCGATACTGTCGGGTGAAAATAGCAATAAACTGTTGGCGCCGCCTTTACGTCAAGCGCCATCAAAGACGTCGTTATTGAGCAGATTTCTAAAATCGATTACTGAGAGAAAATTTGAGacaaaaaagaacaagaaatCACCGAAAACGAATACTTTATACATTAAAGGAATTAAGATGAGCTATGATTCTTTCAAAGATTTCAATGACAATCTCGATAAAGAAATACAAGAAAATGTAGCTGCCGAAAAACAGGAATTTAGCGGTGAAAAAGTAAGCCTAAAGCTACGTGAACTTTTCAAAAGACATATCTATCGTGATAAAACGGAGGAActgtataaagtatataaagtGAGAAGTTCGTACATGACAAATGGTGAAAGCAAGCCGATGATAGCGTTATTGACAGACAAAACGCTATATTTAACTGGCTCGAAAATTGACCATTCTTATAGTAATCAGTTCGTTATTCCTTATAATGAACTAGATGTTATTATG attGGCCCAAATGcgcaaagtattttaatttccaatgCTGATTGTGAAATGCAATACTTATTTTCTACTGGCAGCTCACAAACTACCTCAGAATTAATCAGCCACTTGGAGATGGCCATGAGACGATCGCCGACAAAACCAAAGCTTCCTGCagttaaagaattaaattatgaagatATGCATATTTTGAGGAATTCAATTCTCACCGATACAGCTGTGCATCCC GATGAAAAAATACAGCATTATAGTCTTATTCATATGGAAGATGAACATATTTCACCACCTAGCACACCGTGTGGGCCAATGAAAGAGGGCGATCTGATGTTCCGACCGCATACGTATCAAAATTTGCATCCGAACGCACCTACGCATCCTTGGGAGGCTGgctattttgtattaaaaggCGGAGTGGTTTATATGTTCACGGATTCAAATCAACGGCTTCCTAAGCGTGCAATACCGTTAAAAGGGGGCTTATGTCAAGGATGCAGAAGGATTCCTAATTCCCATCGACCACACACGTTTGAGATACTGCTGAAACCGAATAAGTCATATCAATTTGCTGCTCCGGACGAATACGTGGCTTCCGAATGGTTACAGAGTTTTGTTCAGAGTGCGTCGGGTTTATTCGATAGCACGGAAAAAAGAGAGCCATTACCTTGCAGTCTCGTTACGACTACAAAACACTTAGTGGCGATGAAAGAAGTTCATCCTGGCACGCAAAGAGGCCAAACGCTCTCGTGCGCTTCTATTAAAGATCTAGCGGCATTTCGAGTACCATTGGTACAACAATCGTGGTGTATACTg GAATTTGCATGTCGAGAGGTCCACGAAAGTAGCGGTGATTGGgtcatatattttacaaattataccGAGCTGTGTACTTTTAAAGAAGTCTTAGAAACATTATGGACGGATGCACATTTG GGTGAGTTTCCTATGGCAACGCTTTCACCAGAAGATAAATTGCAGCGACGTTGCTCGGATGCTAGTAAGGATTTAGAACATGCATGGCGGTATTTGCTGCCACCAGTTTTAgaataa